In Amphiura filiformis chromosome 1, Afil_fr2py, whole genome shotgun sequence, the following are encoded in one genomic region:
- the LOC140169300 gene encoding uncharacterized protein, producing MRIVGNMSIFTSSINTFTLFDHQFHRSLKTTAIPPPRLSELRESIQSVVSITESRTSWRQYIQYKDSNLPHKLEVPSYLKQIRDLEPPQEPEGIINLASGELDYAKLERNTRIVVGLSKYTEQDGVGLIGSVQVHMPFMKMVIYDLGMSKNARNRVKQLCNVDLRKFDFSGLPSHTNKIKNKAWKLLAFVDCLQEFGSCFMAHPKMRFRAPLNTLYPYISQSHGIFSIIEPDLTLFDSTHPAMLDYLHVHKEDRTSTSHAPLLSNDGYFIMMNSTAFSHSVPMLRTCALNRACISPRDASWKGVKTAKDRSKKTIRHHYDISAISAVIYKTYGLSWLPNDEIYKKFRRIYTKIVEGDFGLELMWSFQCNPLKQEFNLAKIAG from the exons ATGAGAATTGTTGGTAACATGAGCATATTCACAAGTAGTATAAACACTTTCACATTGTTTGATCATCAATTCCATAGGAGTCTTAAAACTACAGCTATCCCACCACCACGATTATCAGAGTTACGAG AATCTATCCAAAGTGTGGTCAGTATTACCGAGAGCCGCACATCATGGCGACAATATATTCAGTATAAAGACTCAAACCTACCACATAAACTGGAAGTCCCCTCGTACTTGAAGCAGATTAGAGATTTAGAGCCACCACAGGAGCCCGAAGGGATTATCAACTTAGCTTCCGGTGAACTAGATTATGCCAAATTAGAAAGAAATACACGAATAGTGGTAGGTCTGTCAAAGTATACGGAACAAGATGGCGTAGGACTCATCGGATCTGTGCAGGTGCACATGCCTTTTATGAAAATGGTTATTTACGACCTGGGAATGAGTAAAAATGCAAGAAACCGG GTTAAGCAGCTGTGCAATGTTGATTTACGAAAATTCGATTTCTCTGGTCTACCATCCCAtaccaacaaaattaaaaataaggcATGGAAATTACTGGCATTTGTG GATTGTTTGCAAGAATTCGGGTCATGCTTCATGGCACATCCCAAAATGCGATTCCGGGCACCACTCAACACATTATATCCGTACATTAGTCAGAGTCATGGGATCTTTAGCATAATCGAGCCAGATCTGACATTATTTGATTCTACACACCCGGCAATGTTAGATTACTTGCATGTACACAAGGAAGACAGAACAAGCACTAGCCACGCACCATTATTATCTAATGATGGATACTTCATCATGATGAACTCAACCGCTTTCTCGCATTCAGTACCAATGCTTAGGACTTGTGCCCTGAACAGGGCGTGTATAAGTCCACGTGATGCATCTTGGAAGGGTGTTAAAACTGCAAAAGACAGATCCAAGAAGACAATACGACATCATTACGATATATCAGCTATTTCCGCAGTTATATACAAAACCTATGGATTATCATGGCTTCCAAACGACGAAATTTACAAGAAATTCAGAAGGATTTATACAAAAATTGTCGAAGGAGACTTTGGTTTGGAACTTATGTGGTCATTTCAGTGTAATCCACTGAAACAAGAATTTAATCTAGCAAAGATAGCGGGGTGA